ATGGCCTGACAGATGAGGTTTAAATTTCGGGACGACATAAAAAGTTTATCGGCATAAAAATTTACATCTTTGGAATCTTTATAATGCTCTTCTAATAACCGAAGAAAATTTTTAAAAGTAGAGCTTTGTATTTTTTTAGATTCGTCGTTGTTGAGGTTCAACTTTCGGCGCTCTGATTCAATAATCGTAAAAAGTGCGCTGAGCAATTGTTTGATAACCGCCAGATCCGGTGCTTCCTGCGAATATTCATCAAAAATGATTCGGCACAGCATATCCAGTTTTTCATAACACTGATTACTCTGCAGACTTATGTTGGCTTTATCATGAAACGACGCGTAAAGACTGAAAGTGGTTTCGGCAATAAATTCGCTTTTAAAACGAATAACCCACATATCGCATTCACCATCTTTGACAAGAGGTTTTGCTCTATGAATTTTTCCCTGCGTAACAAAGCTTATAAAAGGCGCTTCGATTAATTTAGAATCAAAATCTATAAAATGCTCAAGCATGCCTTTGTTCCCAATAATCAGTTCTTCAAAATTATGGGCATGCGGTTCGTTTACAGACTGCATGATCTTTTCAGATTCGGCAGCAGTAATGCAGAACATTTTAAAAATCTCTGTCATGGTATTTTTTTTGGAGTTTTAAAGGTAGGTATTTTTTTGAAAGTTTAGTTTTTAGAAAAAAAATCCCTTTAAACCCAAAGGCTAAAGGGATGTTTAAAAAGAATAGTTTTAACTCAATGACAGATATGAATACGTTTTATATGAGTTTGATTACGACAATTTCATTTCATCTAATTATTTTATTGTAAAAAACTACATTTCAATAATAATAAACTCGCTTCTTCGGTTCATTTGATGTTCTTCTTCAGAACATTTTACGCCATCGGCACATTTATTTACAAGCTGTGTTTCTCCGTAACCTTTTCCGGTTAAACGGTCAGAAGTTACGCCGTTATCTGCCAGCCATTTTATGATCGATTTGGCTCTTTTGTCTGATAAGGCCTGATTGTATTTATGTGACTGACGGCTGTCTGTATGCGAACGAATATCAAGTTTCATGGTTGGATATTGCTGCATGACCTGGAGTACTTTTTCTAAATCAAGTGCCGCCTCCGGACGAATATCGGCTTTGTTCAAATCAAAATAAATGGTTTTGATTCCCACAAATTTACCCAGATCATCTCCAATCGTTACTTTGGCTTTGGTGCTTTCCAATACTATGTCGGTATTTGTTGTTCCGTTTTCTTTTTTGATAGAAACGGATTGTTCTTTGGACGCATAATTTTCTTTTTCGGCTCTAATCGAATACACGTTTCCGCAGGTTACAGCAAAAGTAAATCGTCCGTTTTCATCTGAATTTATAGTATTAAGCAGCTGATATTTTGCATCGAATAAACTTATGGTACTGTTTGGTAAAATAGTACCCGAAGCCAGATCTGTAATTGTTCCCCTTAGTTCCTGAACACAGATTAATTTTTTGGTTTCTAAAAATTTATAAATATCATCAGAACCAGTA
This portion of the Flavobacterium gelatinilyticum genome encodes:
- a CDS encoding helix-turn-helix transcriptional regulator; amino-acid sequence: MTEIFKMFCITAAESEKIMQSVNEPHAHNFEELIIGNKGMLEHFIDFDSKLIEAPFISFVTQGKIHRAKPLVKDGECDMWVIRFKSEFIAETTFSLYASFHDKANISLQSNQCYEKLDMLCRIIFDEYSQEAPDLAVIKQLLSALFTIIESERRKLNLNNDESKKIQSSTFKNFLRLLEEHYKDSKDVNFYADKLFMSSRNLNLICQAILQQSVSEIIETRKLTEAKNLLMTTDMNVAAIGYELGFNEKTYFTHAFKRKSGMTPTEFRDEMQKLLS